From Paenibacillus sp. FSL H8-0537:
CTTTACTGTTGCTGGTAAGCAGAGTTACATGCTTCACCATCGTCTCGCACACAACATTAAAATGCTCTGTATGTTCACCTTCATATTTCCATTCTGTTGTTTCATACTTGTAAAATTCCTGTTCCTTGGGATCTTTCTCAACAACCTGTAAAAAAAAATCTTTTGTGTTCATTGCAGGGCATACCATAGTTGCGTTAGCATCCAAATACAGCCCAAAAGCAATAATTTCTTCTTGTTCATAGAGATTAACCATATTAGAAAAGGTTGTTCGAGTAGCAGATTTTATCTGTTTTTTGATTTCATCATAATCAAAAGGCTTAGATGTTGGAGTTCGGATTAACTTGTCCAAGAATTCCTTAAAACTATTAGCTAACACTGTTTTTTCATACCCGACTTGATATATCTGTTTTACAAAAGTGACCCTTGGCTCATCTTTTGCAGTACATTGTGAGTAATCAAATACAAAACGTTCTGTACGTGCTGCATCTAGATTTTCACCAAAATAGATTCCGATATCCGGCAAATTGACAAGTCCGGGATAATCTTTTCGTTCTTTTTCACTCTCCAATTCACAAATGGAACTGACATAGGAGCAAATGAAAAGTTGTTTAACATTTTGATTCTCATCATAAATAGGAAAACAGTTCCTTTTCAAGAGACCTCCATTTTGAGTGTTCTGTAACAGCGATATATAGGATTGTGGTAATTTATACTGAAGATTCTTCTCATATTGCAACTTCTCTTCTTCTGTAAAAATCGGTCTTTTAAAATCCTCTTTCCTTTCATTCCATAATTGCTTGAAATCAAGGTCTATCTCTTTCACTCCTATACCTCCATTCTAGCTAGAAAATTACCAGTCTCTCTCCCTGATGACCGTCTCGGTATCGATATCCACCTTAAACGCATACAGAATCACTTCTACGGTCGTCCCGATGGAATCCCGTGCCACAGTTTCGATTTCGCTGTCATGCTCATCGAATTCTTCCTGCAAATCGTTGATGGCGATCGTCATCCATCCAGTTTGCCTTGTATCACTTCGTTCGAATGTGCCCCGCTTTCCAAAAAATTCACCACCATCAGGATCTGCTCTTTCACCTTATCCACTAAAAAAACAGGTTAGTAGCTGTTGTTATACATGTCTTTTAAATAGTTTAAATTAGCATCCAATTTCATTACGTTTTCACCTTTCTGTGTTCGATTGTTTTAATCTTTTTTCTTTAATCAACTAGTTGCTAAATTCACATAGGTATTGTCAAACCTTCTCTGGCGCAAATCGTTGCGGTCGATTAGAAATTCAAGAAAGCCAGCATCCCACCAGCACATACCCGCAGCATCAAGTGAGGAGAGTGAGAACAACAATCGCCAGTTCCGAGCCGCTTCACGATGCTCCGATTCTCGTGCCTTAAACACTTGCAAGAGTGGAATTCGCTCGTTTTCAATATGTTCGGCATATTGATTCTGTCCGCCAGCCAACGCTTCTCTTGCCTTCTCGCGCAGTTCCTCCTCGGTTCTATGGGTATTATAGAGCAAAGCCTCCATCCCACTCCTGCATAGATAGGCATGCAGAGACGTATCGCCAGACCAGGACTGCAAACCACCCCAAAGCGCATCACTCTGATCACGTACCTCCAAATACAGCTCTTCATATTTATCCATTAACTCTTCTGTCTCTTCCCCCAAATCTGCAAGGGACAGATGCGGGGCAAACGTGACTCGATGAGCAACAAACTCCCGCTCATCCCCATATACCTCTTTCTTATCTGCTGGAGGCTCGGCCAATGTCAACTGCTGCAGGTCACCATCATAGTAAATGACGCGATGATCCACATTGTAGGCTGGCTCGTCTGCTCCTAGAAAAAAATACAGCATGCCTGTGGTAGGCAAATCATCTGCAGGTGTAAAAGGCAACTCTCCCAGATTGATTTGAGCCAGGAACGTATAATATTCTCCCTCCTCCGTACAGGGCCAAGCGATAGACGGCGGGAGATCCGGACGACCCGCTACCCGGCTGTTGCCTGTCCGGCTGTAATCTTCTTCCCCGACCAACTCCAGCCTCATCGCCACTTCTGCATGCTGATGCAGCAACGCCGCTACTTGCTCATCTTCCTCGCCATGATATTTGCTAAGTAATTCTATAATAGCTTGCTTTCTCCATCTTTCTCTCATGTTGGTACACTCCTTGTGTTTTTCCCTCAAGGGAAATCGAGTTCTGGTGTAATTTTTTGAAAGATCTTCTCTACCTCGGCAGTATGGCTGCGCTCAAGTTCCTGCCATTGAACATGCGACATGAGCACAAACACATGGGTATCCGACCAATAGGAATCCCGAAACAACCGAATCTCAAACTGCTTTTGAATGATATCCGCAATACCTCGAATCGTAATGTAACGATCATTAGGCGAAAACGTCAGTGGAATCGAATAGATCTCACCTGCATATGACATGGTCAGTCCTTCATCTATCTCTTCCACGATCACTTCTCCAGGTAAAAATTCGCCAAATAAACGGACGATCTCACCATCTTCTTCTCGCCAATCCACAATCACCCCATACACCCTGGAAAACAGATTAGCTCGTACCGACAACAACTCCTCTTCCCTTGCTGCCTGCAAGAAGTCTGTCCGATCATCGCCACTGAACACATCCGGATGCCTTTTCAAAAATGTATCAACATCCTCAACACTTCCTTGGAATAGAAATTCCCTATCTTGCTGTTCCACTTGTTTCATTACGCTCACCTCTTCGGATGTACTCGTTTAGCATTTTGCTGTCAACACCGATTCATTATGTCTGTTGATGGAACAGGCATAGCTTGCGACATTCGGTACAAATCTCTATATACAACGTACCTTCAGAGCCATCCATCAATACGTTCCATGGAAGCGCTGCGAGAAATTTCATGGTTTGACCACAGTCCGAGCATGTCGCGAATTGTGCGTCCTGCACCCAATCCGGCCAGCCTCCGATTGTGAAGACCTCATCACCACCGCTAGCGTAATGCTTCGGTATCGCCTCGGCACTAAGTGTGAGCTGATTCCGGCTCATCTCCAGAAGATCATCTTCCGAACAATAATTTTTCGTTAAGGGTGGCTCAAAAGGAATGATCTCACTACGACCATTTTCGTCATAGCACACGAACGTCTCTTCAGTGAAGGTGATGCAATTCGGGCAGATGGGAATGGCCAGCACTCCAATTCCCCCGATCATCGAAATGCCAGCCACCATGATGGGCATAGACAGACGGATTCACATACAGCTTGCTGCGCCAGGGCAGCGGATTTCTCTCCAGCTTCAGGAATGCTTCCTGAAAGACTTCATCGCCTTGCAGGGCGAGGCAGAGCAGTAAATGACTTGCTTCATCACATGCAGGATCAAAAAGACGCGTTAGCAGCTGATCCCGTACCTTGGGTGTAGCGTTCCGATAGATCTTAAGTGGTCAAAAAACATCAGTCGAATGTAACGGGAATTAAAGACCAAATTATCGCCTTATACGCCAAGGGAGTTAGCACCAGGGACATTCAAGATCACCTTGAAAATATGTATGGTATTGAGGTCTCACCAACGCTCATTTCCAATGTAACGAACAAGATCATTCCACTCATCAAGGAGTGGCAGAATCGCCCTCTGCAAGTCGTTTATGCCGTTGTTTTTCTAGATGCCATTCACTTCAAAGTCAAGCAGGACGGGGCTATTGTGAACAAAGCAGCCTACATGGTGATCGGGATTGATCTGGACGGAAGCAAGGAAGTATTAGGGCATGTGGATAGGCGAAAATGAGTCGCAAAGTTCTGGCTATGCGTCTTAAATGACCTGAAGAATCGCGGTGTGCAAGACATACTCATCACTTGTGTAGACCATTTAAACAGCTTTACACAAGCCATCTCAGCCTGCTATCCAAAGACAGAAATCCAAAAGTGCATCATCCACCAAATACGTAATTCCACCCGCTATGTCTCTTACAAAGATTTGAAGAAGGTAACGGCTGACCTGAAGCCCATTTACAAAGCTGTATCTGAAGAAATGGCTCTTGTCGAACTCGATCAATTTGAGGAAGCCATGATTTTATGTAGTTATTTATACAATTTTTATGCATTTTTTCTATTGCATCTTTATTGTATTAGACATGATTAATTGAAAAAAATCTTCAAGACTATTTGCTATTTTTTCTACCTCTTCGAATTCAGGCTCATATCCTTGTACAATAGCACCTATATCATTCGTTAAATCAATTGCATAGAATGAATATCCATCATCAACTGACATAACTATGGGTAGATAGTTATCCCACCATGAAGTTATTTCTGATTTCCATTTCTCATCATTCTCTGCTGCTTCTAAGCTTAACACTTCAAATTCATTCCATTTAAATGCAGTATCCGAGTTATCATTATACTCATCCTCACATATAAACCATGTTTTCTCACTAGGCGTTATGCATTCTTTAACCCTTTTTAAAAATTCTAGATAACCTTCTGGGATCTCTTTATACCTTGATGCTATACTATCTTTTAAATTTAATTCATATTCAGATTTATCAGTTATATCCCATCCATTATCTTTAGTCCAACTAATGAATTCACTACATTTCTTATTCATACTTCCTCCTACTGGATGAACACCCTTATGCTTGACACTGCACCTCTTAACCAAATGTTCTCATAGAATTCCTCGAAGCTACTTGAGTAGCTTGTTCTTCAGATCCTCGGCCGTGTTCGTCTTCCAATAGCTTATATTTAATTTCTTGTCCTGAACTAATTGTCCAACCTGTTCAAAAAGCGTTGCTCTTTTCTGAGCTGACCAATGGGTAAATGACTGCAAATCACTGGACACATTCCAAATAGAGGTTGCATTTTCCTTTTGGGACCATTTTTTCATAAGAATCGATTCAACGTCCTCATAACCTATCCGATACAAAATACCAACATATGTCGCGCCAATTCCATCATCTAGAATCGCTCTTTTCAGAAAATACGATTGAACCTTTTGGCAGCAAATTTTATTATTTAGCGGAAGCAGGTCACCTAGCACATCATCAAATTCTCCAGTTACTTGTCCAACATAATAGCTTGTTTTAATAAGACCGCTTAGCTTTTTCTTCTCCGGATCTGCTGCCAAAAGTTCTATCCAGCGTACATCCAAATCCTCAAATAGCAGCGGAGTAAGTGAAAAATATGTATCATCCCTAATCATATGACCCCAGCCAAACCTAAACGTATGCCGGTTTTGCTTAGTATCAAACTTCACCGTACCTAGCACGTTCAAAATAAAACACTGCGCCATCGGGTCTTTGTAATACGGTGAAAAGACCTCGAAAACATCGCCAGCTGGCTTGGTTAAAAGCGCAGAAGCAAAGACAGGAGACAGCCAGGCTCCCCCATATTGTTCAAATAGCTTGGAAGCAAGCGCTTGCAGCCTAATATCTCCATCCATCAAAACAGAGCCAGCCAAAATCATAGGAAAGGCTTGCTCTAAAGTCATACCTTCCAACGTATCGCTTATATCAAAGGAAGAAGTATCTCTGTGGGTTAACTTTAGTACCTCGCTGTCGCGCTTAAATGATGAAACCTTCTGGATATGCTCTGCTGCAAGCTCATACACCTCGCACATTTTCTCACTCGCTTTGCCCGGCATCATGCCAAGTAAGGCAAGCAGTGTTTCATGCTCTTCCCAGCTGATCTTGCTGCCAGGCTTCTTCTCCAGAAACGTCTGCAAAAAAGCTAGCAATAGATCAGCAAGCAGATCCGACACTGTATTCGAGAATGTGTGGTTTAATATTTTCTCGCATTTTTGAGGTGACTTTAATAGCTTTTTCCAATAAGCTGTAGCCGGTTCATAATCAATCTTAGCCAGTGCCCTCTGGGCGGCAAGCTTACTCTTCCCGCGCTCTGTACTAGCCAGATGCAACAGCTCAGGCGCCTCTTTAGCTCCGAGCTCCGAGATAGCCTTCTCTCTGCTACTCCCTTTTGGTGGCAATGCATCGAAAACTGGCTGATTATAATCTGTCATTACTGCGTTCCTCCTCATCCTGACTATTTCTATTATAGTAACATGACAAATTTTTCCGATATATAGTTCTGACATCCTATAAAACACACCCTACATAACCCGCCTTCTTCTACCAAATGCCGATGATGTCAGCAACTTCTTCTTCAAAAAGTTAGCTTTATGCCCATTCCCAGTCTAATCCTATATTTTCTTCCGACAGTAGTAAGAAAAAAGCCGATTATTCCTTAGCAGGGAAGAGCGGCTTGTTATTTTCAATAATGTCATATCGTATGTTTTGTGCTTTTTGTTGGTATGAAATTTTCAAACACTAGCATATCAGGTTTATATGATGAAGACCCTACTATGGTCACTTATTTATTTGGTTAAACAACTGCTGTTCCTTTTTGCCAAGAGGTCTGATTTTCTCGGCATTTTTAAAATTTTCGATAGCCAATGGTGCACCTTTGTTTGTACAGGTTTCAGGTAATCGTTCGCCGCGTCTATTTCTGCTTGTGTCGCTACTTTTGAGTTAAACGATTCAAAATTGACAAACCCATCTGCCTGTTCTTCAAACCATTGTTTCGCTTTTTCAGCAAAAAAAATGTGACCCGTTCCTCTGCTCGTAAAAATATCGTTTCAATGTCCAGTAGGTCATCCATTTCCTCCCGGTCGAATTCACCGCTCCATTGATAAAACCAGTCCGCTATTTCCGTCATAATGGCCAGTGCCTGCTGATTTCCGGCGAGCGCATACATTTCATGCAACCCCATGAGCAACTTATGGACCGTATAGTGTGGTGCCCATACCCATTTGCCATTCGCTGCACGGTGCATGTAAGTTTCCGGGAAAGCGGCAAGCCAGCCGGTGCCGATAGCGGATTGACATTGACCAAGTCCTTCGACGATGGCATCGGCTTTCGATTTGACAATTCCATCTCCAGTCTGGGCATAGATGCGGGCCGCTGCCGATAACCAGTGTCCCATCATATGTCCACGCAGCTCACAGGTTGGAGACTCCCATCCCCAATGCCAATGCTCGGGCCCATCCATGGAGATTGTTG
This genomic window contains:
- a CDS encoding YwqG family protein translates to MRERWRKQAIIELLSKYHGEEDEQVAALLHQHAEVAMRLELVGEEDYSRTGNSRVAGRPDLPPSIAWPCTEEGEYYTFLAQINLGELPFTPADDLPTTGMLYFFLGADEPAYNVDHRVIYYDGDLQQLTLAEPPADKKEVYGDEREFVAHRVTFAPHLSLADLGEETEELMDKYEELYLEVRDQSDALWGGLQSWSGDTSLHAYLCRSGMEALLYNTHRTEEELREKAREALAGGQNQYAEHIENERIPLLQVFKARESEHREAARNWRLLFSLSSLDAAGMCWWDAGFLEFLIDRNDLRQRRFDNTYVNLATS
- a CDS encoding beta-L-arabinofuranosidase domain-containing protein produces the protein MDGPEHWHWGWESPTCELRGHMMGHWLSAAARIYAQTGDGIVKSKADAIVEGLGQCQSAIGTGWLAAFPETYMHRAANGKWVWAPHYTVHKLLMGLHEMYALAGNQQALAIMTEIADWFYQWSGEFDREEMDDLLDIETIFLRAEERVTFFLLKKRNNGLKNRQMGLSILNRLTQK
- a CDS encoding DUF4303 domain-containing protein, translated to MKEIDLDFKQLWNERKEDFKRPIFTEEEKLQYEKNLQYKLPQSYISLLQNTQNGGLLKRNCFPIYDENQNVKQLFICSYVSSICELESEKERKDYPGLVNLPDIGIYFGENLDAARTERFVFDYSQCTAKDEPRVTFVKQIYQVGYEKTVLANSFKEFLDKLIRTPTSKPFDYDEIKKQIKSATRTTFSNMVNLYEQEEIIAFGLYLDANATMVCPAMNTKDFFLQVVEKDPKEQEFYKYETTEWKYEGEHTEHFNVVCETMVKHVTLLTSNSKVNQFRNKMVEMCIQVLEELNADLFFTQICERDILLTINISNGELFGQKKKQINRRLNG
- a CDS encoding SMI1/KNR4 family protein is translated as MNKKCSEFISWTKDNGWDITDKSEYELNLKDSIASRYKEIPEGYLEFLKRVKECITPSEKTWFICEDEYNDNSDTAFKWNEFEVLSLEAAENDEKWKSEITSWWDNYLPIVMSVDDGYSFYAIDLTNDIGAIVQGYEPEFEEVEKIANSLEDFFQLIMSNTIKMQ